A portion of the Lysinibacillus timonensis genome contains these proteins:
- a CDS encoding tagaturonate reductase, producing the protein MEKLNKQFVKNYRKRPEKVLQFGQGNFLRAFIDWQIDVLNEKTGFNGSVVVVQPRGQGAVEKLNEQDGLFTLYLQGIKEGKPVKEHSIISCISRGLNLFKQHDEYLQLAHSQELRFIFSNTTEAGIVFDENDQLTDRPQKSFPGKLTSFLYERYQAFQGEIDKGLIIIPCELIEQNGEKLKELVLRYAKIWNLEEGFVDWIHNANTFCNTLVDRIVPGFPTETIDEMTAELGYIDDFLVVGEQFHLFVIEGPQWIREEFPAHLAGLNTLFVDDITPYRTRKVRILNGAHSAMAPVSYLYGLNTVGEAISHEVIGKFVKELIYDEIIPTLDFPEDECRLFADEVIERFRNPYMQHFLLSISLNSTSKFKTRDLPSLLEYVKRKNTLPKRLVFSLAALISFYKGKRDDEEIELSDDPEVLDLFKAQWSQANGSLESIEKIVTCVLDSEKIWNINLNTIPGLTYEVTKKLFEIETKGMKLAVESILEQEAAN; encoded by the coding sequence ATGGAAAAATTAAATAAGCAATTCGTGAAAAATTATCGGAAACGCCCGGAGAAAGTTTTGCAATTCGGGCAAGGTAATTTTTTAAGAGCCTTTATTGACTGGCAAATCGATGTACTTAACGAGAAAACAGGCTTTAATGGCAGTGTGGTAGTCGTTCAGCCACGCGGGCAAGGAGCGGTTGAAAAGTTAAATGAACAGGATGGATTGTTTACCCTTTATCTACAAGGCATAAAAGAAGGAAAGCCTGTCAAAGAACATTCAATCATTAGTTGTATTAGCAGAGGTTTAAATCTTTTTAAACAACATGATGAGTATTTACAACTAGCTCATAGCCAAGAGCTAAGGTTTATTTTTTCCAATACAACAGAAGCGGGAATTGTCTTTGACGAAAATGACCAATTAACAGATCGACCTCAAAAAAGTTTCCCAGGAAAACTAACCTCTTTTTTATATGAACGATATCAAGCTTTTCAAGGAGAAATCGATAAAGGGTTAATTATAATACCTTGTGAACTGATTGAACAAAATGGAGAAAAATTAAAGGAATTGGTTTTACGGTATGCGAAAATTTGGAACCTAGAAGAAGGATTTGTAGATTGGATTCATAATGCCAATACATTTTGTAATACACTCGTTGACCGTATTGTCCCGGGGTTTCCAACAGAAACAATCGATGAGATGACAGCAGAGCTTGGATATATAGACGATTTTCTTGTTGTCGGTGAACAATTCCATCTATTTGTCATTGAGGGACCACAATGGATTCGTGAAGAATTTCCAGCTCATTTGGCAGGTTTGAATACTCTATTTGTCGATGATATAACCCCTTACCGAACGAGGAAAGTTCGAATCTTAAACGGTGCCCATTCAGCGATGGCTCCAGTTTCATACTTATATGGTCTGAACACGGTAGGTGAGGCAATAAGCCATGAAGTCATTGGAAAATTCGTAAAAGAGCTAATATATGATGAAATTATTCCAACATTGGACTTCCCGGAAGATGAATGTCGTTTATTTGCTGACGAAGTGATTGAAAGATTTAGGAATCCCTATATGCAGCATTTCTTATTAAGTATTTCATTAAATTCTACGTCTAAATTTAAAACAAGAGATTTACCATCATTACTGGAATATGTGAAACGCAAAAATACATTGCCAAAAAGACTAGTATTTTCTCTTGCTGCGTTAATTTCTTTCTATAAAGGGAAAAGAGATGACGAAGAAATTGAACTATCGGACGATCCTGAAGTACTTGATTTGTTTAAGGCACAATGGAGTCAAGCTAATGGTAGTTTGGAAAGTATCGAGAAAATTGTCACATGTGTGTTAGATAGCGAAAAGATATGGAATATAAATTTAAATACTATACCTGGACTAACCTACGAGGTGACGAAAAAACTATTTGAAATCGAAACAAAGGGAATGAAACTGGCCGTTGAATCCATATTGGAGCAAGAGGCGGCCAACTAA
- a CDS encoding UxaA family hydrolase, translating into MLDFIQLHDHDNVVVALKDLPEGQTLTIKEKIIVLKEPIKRGHKVAIKDINLNEHIIKYGYPIGHATKLISVGEHIHTHNIKTNLDGIQEYQYHQKLNRNPYENKNLTFNGYKRKNGNVGIRNELWIVPTVGCVNGIAERMVKLFEKEVGDIHPFENILVLKHNYGCSQLGDDHENTRKILRDAVLHPNAGGILVLGLGCENNNLYEFKDALGEYDEERVKFLVSQEVTDEIEAGVELLKEIYQAAKNDKREPVPLSELKVGLKCGGSDGFSGITANPLLGRFSDFLVAQGGTTVLTEVPEMFGAETILMERAANAEVFEKTVELINEFKEYFIENKQPVYENPSPGNKEGGISTLEDKSLGCTQKAGTSTVTDVLKYGEILREKGLNLLSAPGNDLVASSALAAAGCQIVLFTTGRGTPFGSFVPTMKISTNTPLYETKPHWIDFNAGVLLEKEADAVLNDFIEYIIRVASGELVNNEKNDFRELAIFKTGVTL; encoded by the coding sequence ATGTTGGATTTTATCCAGCTACATGATCACGATAATGTGGTTGTGGCACTAAAAGATTTGCCAGAAGGCCAAACACTGACAATTAAAGAGAAAATTATCGTACTAAAAGAACCAATTAAAAGAGGTCACAAAGTAGCTATCAAAGATATTAATCTTAATGAACATATCATTAAGTATGGATATCCAATAGGACACGCAACTAAACTAATTTCAGTTGGAGAACATATTCATACCCATAATATCAAAACGAATTTGGATGGAATTCAGGAATATCAATACCACCAAAAATTAAACAGGAATCCTTATGAAAATAAAAATCTTACGTTTAATGGCTACAAAAGAAAAAATGGAAATGTAGGAATTCGAAACGAACTTTGGATTGTTCCAACTGTTGGCTGTGTAAATGGGATTGCTGAACGAATGGTGAAACTTTTTGAAAAAGAAGTGGGCGATATTCACCCGTTTGAAAACATCCTTGTATTAAAACACAATTATGGGTGCTCTCAATTAGGAGACGATCATGAAAATACAAGAAAAATTCTTCGAGATGCAGTACTCCATCCAAATGCTGGGGGTATCCTCGTTTTAGGATTAGGTTGTGAAAACAACAATTTATATGAATTTAAAGATGCTCTTGGAGAGTACGATGAAGAACGTGTTAAGTTTTTAGTTTCGCAAGAAGTAACCGACGAGATTGAAGCAGGTGTTGAATTACTAAAAGAAATTTATCAAGCTGCTAAAAACGATAAGCGTGAACCCGTGCCATTATCTGAGTTAAAGGTTGGATTGAAGTGCGGTGGATCTGACGGTTTTTCCGGAATTACAGCGAATCCATTGCTTGGTAGATTCTCAGATTTCCTTGTTGCTCAAGGAGGCACAACGGTGCTGACAGAGGTTCCGGAAATGTTTGGTGCAGAGACAATTCTAATGGAGCGTGCTGCAAATGCAGAAGTGTTTGAGAAGACGGTTGAGTTAATTAATGAATTCAAAGAATACTTTATTGAAAATAAACAACCAGTCTATGAAAATCCTTCCCCAGGAAACAAAGAAGGTGGAATTTCAACATTAGAAGACAAATCATTAGGTTGCACGCAGAAAGCGGGTACATCAACGGTCACTGATGTTCTAAAATATGGAGAAATTCTTAGAGAGAAAGGGTTAAACCTGTTGAGTGCACCTGGAAATGATTTGGTTGCATCGTCTGCTCTAGCTGCAGCGGGGTGTCAAATCGTACTATTCACAACAGGTAGGGGCACGCCATTTGGTTCGTTTGTTCCGACCATGAAGATTTCAACAAATACCCCATTGTATGAAACAAAACCTCACTGGATCGATTTTAATGCAGGCGTGTTACTAGAGAAGGAAGCTGATGCTGTGCTGAATGATTTTATTGAATATATCATTCGCGTTGCCAGTGGAGAACTTGTGAATAATGAGAAAAATGACTTTAGGGAACTTGCGATTTTTAAAACGGGAGTTACTTTATAA
- a CDS encoding oligogalacturonate lyase family protein codes for MIGKEFTSEIKEYIDEKTGNVVKQLTSNGSNNFHFYFTDNSFCTGDREIYFLSDRSSERPSVYNLFKMDLETGKMLQLTDEPEGITPSFHTKTPAGDIIVYVSGRLLKKLETSTNKTTVLYEEKPGIVLGHPHISADKRYIGMARNEYVPIERGANYRGFKETMYATKKGWITLISMDGKEVFDVFQDTHWLGHFQFSPINSSLATFCHEGPWNLVHQRIWLLDIRSRSPQPLFRQGEDDCIGHEFWTNDGKIFFDNRRKGHDGTITIHKTQATIQHSHASEQIPFVGLIDDEGNLIRQIDLPFYCNHYHSNLDNTLLVGDEVEDIVLIDLSGEKATIQPLCSHHTSWNTQQTHCHPTFSWNNEKILFTSDREGTCNLYLIELPK; via the coding sequence ATGATTGGCAAGGAGTTTACTTCAGAAATTAAAGAGTATATAGATGAGAAAACAGGAAATGTAGTCAAACAGCTAACATCTAACGGTTCTAATAACTTTCACTTTTATTTTACAGATAACTCTTTTTGTACAGGCGATCGCGAAATCTATTTCCTATCAGATCGTTCCTCTGAAAGACCGTCAGTTTATAATCTTTTTAAAATGGATTTAGAGACAGGAAAAATGTTGCAGTTAACTGATGAGCCAGAGGGAATCACCCCAAGCTTCCATACGAAAACACCTGCAGGAGACATTATCGTATATGTATCAGGAAGATTACTAAAGAAGCTAGAAACCTCTACTAATAAAACAACTGTACTCTATGAAGAAAAGCCAGGGATTGTTTTAGGACATCCACATATTTCTGCGGATAAACGGTATATCGGAATGGCCCGAAATGAATACGTTCCAATTGAAAGGGGAGCGAATTATAGAGGGTTTAAAGAAACGATGTATGCGACGAAAAAAGGTTGGATTACGTTAATTAGTATGGACGGAAAAGAAGTTTTTGATGTGTTTCAAGATACTCACTGGTTAGGGCACTTTCAGTTTTCTCCAATCAATAGTAGCTTGGCAACTTTTTGTCATGAAGGGCCTTGGAATCTTGTTCACCAACGAATTTGGCTATTGGATATTCGCTCGCGATCACCTCAGCCTTTATTTAGACAAGGAGAAGATGATTGTATCGGCCATGAGTTTTGGACCAATGATGGGAAGATCTTTTTTGACAACCGTCGAAAAGGCCATGACGGAACCATTACGATTCATAAAACGCAAGCAACTATACAGCATTCACATGCATCTGAGCAAATTCCTTTTGTTGGGCTAATAGATGATGAAGGGAATTTAATCCGACAAATCGATCTGCCATTTTATTGCAATCACTATCATAGTAATCTTGATAATACTCTCTTAGTCGGAGATGAAGTAGAAGATATCGTGTTAATAGATTTATCAGGAGAAAAAGCGACAATTCAACCACTATGCTCACACCATACGAGCTGGAATACTCAACAAACTCATTGCCATCCAACCTTTAGCTGGAATAATGAAAAGATTTTATTTACATCCGACCGAGAGGGAACTTGTAATCTATATTTAATTGAACTACCTAAGTAA
- a CDS encoding cupin domain-containing protein — protein sequence MIIFGDKIKAVPTDEGVQRKLLSYGGSLMMTEVTFEKDAVGSIHSHPHEQVSYIIRGSFEFNLDGDVQIVSQGDSIYIPSGISHGVKALEEKSIIIDVFTPQREDFLEE from the coding sequence ATGATTATTTTTGGAGACAAAATCAAGGCCGTCCCGACTGATGAAGGGGTACAACGTAAGCTTTTAAGTTACGGAGGCAGTTTAATGATGACAGAGGTAACCTTCGAGAAAGATGCTGTTGGAAGCATCCATTCACATCCTCATGAACAAGTCAGTTATATCATTCGTGGAAGCTTTGAGTTCAATCTGGACGGAGACGTACAAATTGTTAGTCAAGGAGACAGTATCTACATCCCATCCGGTATAAGTCATGGTGTTAAAGCGCTGGAAGAGAAATCTATAATAATAGACGTTTTTACTCCCCAGCGGGAAGATTTTTTAGAAGAATAA
- a CDS encoding polysaccharide lyase family 1 protein: protein MKKLISTILAASLFSFSVFSVSASPNDLGKEVLQPNDGWASYGNGTTGGYKAEKNHIFTVTNKKELIKALGGDNNTNGKNDTPKIIYVKGTIELNVDEHNKPVGPEYYAEGTGYDFEEYLDAYNPETWGYEKEVEGELEDARAAAQKKQKEQIVINIGSNTSIIGIGDDAKIIGGSLVMSGVKNIIIRNIEFEAPRDFFPQWDPTDGDYGEWNSEYDNVSITNNTENVWIDHCTFSDGENTDSSFGNYFGRTYQQHDGLLDVTNGASYVTISYNKFEDHDKVMLIGSSDSKTTDKDRLKVTIHHNYFKDLTQRLPRVRYGEVHIYNNYYEFTNDSEYLFDYAFGVGVESKIYAENNYFKFAYDVNPSQIIRHWKGTTIYEKGTFINGPSKTKQVDLVKAHNEGNEAQLNEKVGWKPSLYTKIHPTQAVPALVKAKAGVGKIH from the coding sequence ATGAAAAAATTGATTAGTACAATTTTAGCAGCATCTTTATTCAGTTTTAGTGTTTTTTCTGTATCGGCTTCACCCAACGACTTAGGTAAAGAAGTATTACAACCAAATGATGGCTGGGCATCTTATGGCAATGGAACAACAGGTGGATATAAAGCGGAAAAAAATCATATTTTCACTGTTACAAATAAAAAAGAATTGATTAAAGCTTTAGGTGGCGATAATAATACAAACGGTAAGAATGACACACCGAAAATCATCTATGTAAAAGGGACAATTGAGCTTAATGTAGATGAACATAATAAACCGGTTGGACCGGAATATTATGCAGAAGGTACAGGGTATGATTTTGAAGAATATTTAGATGCATATAATCCAGAAACATGGGGTTACGAAAAGGAAGTAGAAGGCGAACTTGAGGATGCTCGTGCAGCAGCACAGAAGAAACAAAAAGAACAAATTGTTATTAATATTGGTTCAAATACGTCCATCATTGGTATTGGTGATGATGCCAAAATCATTGGGGGCAGTCTAGTCATGAGTGGAGTAAAGAATATCATAATACGTAATATTGAATTTGAAGCACCACGTGATTTCTTCCCACAATGGGATCCAACAGACGGAGACTATGGTGAATGGAATTCCGAATATGATAACGTTTCCATCACAAATAATACCGAGAATGTTTGGATAGATCATTGTACATTTAGTGATGGTGAAAATACGGACTCTTCTTTTGGAAACTACTTCGGTCGTACTTATCAACAACATGATGGATTATTAGACGTAACGAACGGTGCAAGTTATGTAACGATTTCGTATAACAAATTTGAAGACCATGATAAAGTGATGCTGATCGGGTCAAGTGATAGCAAAACTACAGATAAAGATAGATTAAAAGTAACAATACACCACAATTATTTTAAAGATTTAACGCAGCGTTTACCAAGAGTACGATATGGTGAGGTTCATATATACAATAACTATTATGAGTTTACGAATGACTCTGAGTACCTATTCGACTATGCATTTGGCGTAGGAGTTGAGTCCAAAATCTATGCAGAAAACAATTATTTTAAATTTGCATACGATGTAAATCCTTCTCAAATTATTCGTCATTGGAAAGGGACTACTATATATGAAAAGGGTACATTCATTAATGGACCGAGCAAAACCAAACAAGTAGATCTTGTAAAAGCGCATAATGAAGGAAACGAAGCACAGTTAAATGAAAAGGTTGGTTGGAAACCATCCTTGTATACAAAGATCCATCCAACACAGGCTGTACCTGCTCTTGTAAAGGCAAAAGCAGGCGTTGGTAAGATACACTAA
- a CDS encoding ABC transporter ATP-binding protein, with protein MAELKLNNIYKVYDNKVTAVSDFNLHIQDKEFIVFVGPSGCGKSTTLRMVAGLEEITEGDFFIDERRVNDVAPKDRDIAMVFQNYALYPHMTVYDNIAFGLKLRKVPKDEINRRVTEAAKILGLEDYLKRKPKALSGGQRQRVALGRAIVRDAKVFLMDEPLSNLDAKLRVQMRAEIVKLHRRLGTTTIYVTHDQTEAMTMASRIVVMKDGVIQQVGAPKYIYENPENIFVGGFIGSPSMNFFNGKVLDGVFSMGNTNITIPEEKMIILREQGYVGKEVVFGIRPEDLNDESVFIENAKGATVKIDVELAELTGADLTVYSTIEGQNLVATIDPRTEVKPGDKLELAFNMNKAHFFDKETEIRIR; from the coding sequence ATGGCAGAGCTAAAATTAAATAATATTTATAAAGTATATGACAATAAAGTAACAGCAGTAAGTGACTTTAACCTTCATATTCAAGATAAGGAATTCATTGTGTTTGTAGGACCATCTGGTTGTGGGAAATCAACTACTCTACGAATGGTTGCTGGACTTGAAGAAATTACAGAAGGGGATTTTTTCATTGATGAGCGCCGGGTAAATGATGTAGCTCCTAAAGATCGTGATATTGCAATGGTTTTCCAAAACTATGCACTTTATCCCCATATGACGGTTTACGATAATATTGCGTTTGGGTTAAAGCTCCGGAAGGTACCGAAAGATGAAATTAATCGTCGCGTAACAGAAGCTGCTAAAATTTTAGGTCTCGAAGATTATTTGAAACGTAAACCAAAAGCTCTTTCTGGTGGACAGCGTCAACGTGTTGCGCTAGGCCGTGCTATTGTTCGTGACGCTAAAGTGTTCTTAATGGATGAACCGTTATCAAACCTGGATGCAAAACTTCGTGTTCAAATGCGAGCTGAAATTGTTAAACTACATCGCCGTTTGGGGACAACAACGATCTACGTAACGCATGACCAGACAGAAGCAATGACAATGGCTAGCCGAATTGTCGTCATGAAAGATGGTGTCATTCAACAAGTAGGAGCACCTAAATATATTTACGAAAATCCAGAGAATATTTTCGTTGGTGGATTCATTGGATCACCTTCAATGAATTTCTTTAATGGTAAGGTTTTAGACGGTGTGTTTTCAATGGGTAACACGAATATCACGATTCCTGAGGAAAAAATGATCATTCTTCGCGAGCAAGGATACGTTGGAAAAGAAGTGGTTTTTGGTATAAGGCCGGAAGATTTAAATGATGAGTCGGTATTTATCGAAAACGCTAAAGGGGCAACAGTTAAAATTGATGTAGAATTAGCGGAACTCACTGGTGCAGATTTGACGGTTTACTCTACAATTGAAGGTCAAAACTTAGTAGCAACAATTGATCCACGAACTGAAGTCAAACCGGGAGACAAACTAGAACTTGCATTTAATATGAATAAAGCTCATTTCTTTGATAAAGAGACAGAGATTAGAATTCGTTAG
- a CDS encoding DUF2529 family protein has protein sequence MKILTTQLTGLLQRITQSEEESIEETARLLAQASVGQGNVYFACFDELQAVELNALHGSETFYKLVPWTPETEITEVDRVCIFTTSCKNETALHLAKQLSTAFIPFSVIASEAPGEDNELSELAYTYISMKIRGGLIPHPTKLGERIIIPHLFAALFIYEAIKLSYDEMIDDEEELA, from the coding sequence TTGAAAATATTAACGACTCAACTAACTGGATTATTACAAAGAATTACACAAAGTGAAGAGGAATCAATTGAAGAAACTGCCCGCCTACTAGCACAAGCATCTGTTGGTCAAGGAAATGTTTATTTTGCTTGTTTTGACGAATTACAAGCTGTGGAATTAAATGCTTTACATGGTTCCGAAACATTCTATAAATTAGTGCCATGGACTCCAGAAACGGAAATTACTGAAGTTGACCGTGTTTGTATCTTTACTACAAGCTGTAAAAATGAGACGGCACTTCATTTAGCTAAACAGTTATCTACGGCGTTCATACCATTCTCTGTCATTGCAAGCGAAGCACCGGGTGAGGATAATGAATTAAGTGAACTTGCCTATACTTACATTTCAATGAAAATTCGTGGTGGTCTTATACCTCACCCTACAAAACTAGGTGAGCGTATCATCATCCCACATTTGTTTGCGGCGTTATTTATCTATGAAGCAATTAAATTAAGTTATGACGAAATGATTGATGATGAGGAAGAACTGGCATGA
- a CDS encoding response regulator → MKELLIVDDHQGIRLLLKEVFTQEGYCIHLATSGAEAIAITEKENIHCVLLDMKIPDMSGLEIVKKLKEINPDLPIIMMSAYGEQEVIQEALDNGAIHYFTKPFNIHEVIDGVKRVC, encoded by the coding sequence ATGAAAGAACTTTTAATAGTAGATGATCATCAAGGAATTCGGTTGTTATTAAAAGAGGTATTTACTCAAGAAGGTTATTGTATTCATCTAGCAACAAGTGGTGCTGAGGCAATTGCGATTACTGAAAAAGAGAATATTCACTGTGTTTTATTAGATATGAAAATACCAGATATGAGCGGACTAGAAATTGTTAAAAAATTAAAAGAAATCAATCCTGATTTGCCAATCATTATGATGTCAGCTTATGGAGAACAGGAAGTTATTCAAGAAGCGTTAGATAATGGGGCAATCCATTACTTTACAAAGCCTTTTAATATCCATGAAGTGATTGATGGTGTTAAAAGAGTTTGCTAA
- a CDS encoding class II fructose-bisphosphate aldolase encodes MPLVSMKEMLIKAKKEGYAVGQFNINNLEFTQAILQAAEEEESPVILGVSEGAGKYMGGFIAVVHMVKGLMESYKITVPVAIHLDHGSSFDKCKEAVDAGFTSVMIDASHHPFEENVKITKQVVEYAHSKGVSVEAELGTVGGDEDGVIGGIIYANPQECKALVEQTDIDCLAPALGSVHGPYKGEPNLGFAEMEEISNLTDLPLVLHGGTGIPTKDIQRSISLGTAKINVNTENQISATNVIREILNNDQKVYDPRKYLGPARDAIKSTVIGKIREFGSSNKA; translated from the coding sequence ATGCCTTTAGTATCGATGAAGGAAATGTTAATTAAAGCAAAAAAAGAAGGTTATGCGGTAGGTCAATTCAACATAAATAACCTTGAGTTTACTCAGGCAATTTTACAAGCGGCAGAAGAAGAAGAATCTCCGGTGATCCTTGGTGTATCTGAAGGTGCGGGAAAATATATGGGCGGATTTATCGCAGTTGTTCATATGGTAAAAGGTTTAATGGAAAGTTATAAAATTACCGTTCCTGTTGCTATTCATTTAGACCATGGTTCGAGTTTTGATAAATGTAAAGAAGCGGTTGATGCTGGATTTACGTCTGTAATGATTGATGCTTCACATCATCCATTTGAAGAAAACGTAAAAATTACAAAACAAGTAGTAGAATATGCACATTCCAAAGGTGTTTCAGTTGAAGCAGAACTTGGTACTGTAGGTGGAGACGAAGATGGGGTAATCGGTGGAATTATCTATGCGAACCCTCAAGAATGTAAAGCACTCGTTGAACAAACGGATATCGATTGCTTAGCACCTGCTTTAGGTTCTGTTCATGGTCCTTATAAAGGGGAACCAAACTTAGGGTTTGCTGAAATGGAGGAAATCTCTAATTTAACTGATTTACCTCTTGTTTTACATGGTGGAACTGGAATTCCAACAAAGGATATTCAACGTTCTATTTCCTTAGGTACAGCAAAAATTAACGTAAATACAGAAAACCAAATTTCAGCAACAAACGTTATTCGTGAAATTTTAAACAACGATCAAAAAGTGTATGATCCACGCAAATACTTAGGTCCAGCACGTGATGCAATTAAATCAACTGTAATTGGCAAAATTCGCGAATTTGGTAGCTCAAATAAAGCTTAA
- the fsa gene encoding fructose-6-phosphate aldolase, whose amino-acid sequence MKFFIDTANFDEIKEAHSWGIISGVTTNPSLVAKEENISFHDRLREIAELVNGSVSGEVISLDAEGMIKEGLELAEIAPNITVKLPMTPEGLKACKYFSEKGIKTNVTLIFSANQALMAARAGATYVSPFIGRLDDIGHNGADLISTIADIFSIHDIKTEIIAASIRHPQHIQDAALAGADIATTPFKVLKQLFHHPLTDKGIEGFLTDWKKREGQ is encoded by the coding sequence ATGAAATTTTTTATTGATACAGCTAATTTTGATGAAATAAAAGAAGCACACTCATGGGGAATTATTTCTGGTGTAACAACAAATCCTTCATTAGTAGCAAAAGAAGAGAACATTTCTTTCCATGATCGTTTACGTGAAATTGCAGAATTAGTAAATGGTTCTGTTAGTGGTGAAGTAATTTCCCTTGATGCTGAAGGGATGATTAAAGAAGGTTTAGAACTTGCTGAAATTGCACCGAATATCACAGTGAAATTACCGATGACACCTGAAGGGTTAAAGGCGTGTAAGTATTTCTCTGAAAAAGGCATTAAAACCAATGTTACTTTAATTTTTAGTGCTAACCAAGCTTTAATGGCAGCACGAGCTGGTGCTACTTATGTATCACCATTTATTGGCCGTTTAGATGATATCGGTCATAATGGGGCAGATTTAATCTCTACAATTGCAGACATCTTCTCAATTCATGATATAAAAACAGAAATCATTGCAGCCTCTATACGTCATCCCCAGCACATCCAAGATGCTGCGTTAGCAGGTGCTGATATTGCAACAACACCATTTAAAGTGTTGAAACAATTGTTCCATCATCCATTAACAGACAAAGGAATCGAAGGATTTTTAACGGATTGGAAGAAGAGAGAAGGTCAATAA
- a CDS encoding UDP-N-acetylglucosamine 1-carboxyvinyltransferase — protein sequence MDVYKIIGENRLKGTIKVSGAKNSAVALIPASILANSSVTIGGIPEIADAWTLKALLEEIGGNVTFENGQMVIDPSNMLAIPLPNGNVKKLRASYYLMGAMLGRFKKAVVGLPGGCFLGPRPIDQHIKGFEALGAKVTNEHGAIYLRAEELIGAKIYLDVASVGATINIMLAAVRAKGRTVIENAAKEPEIIDVATLLTNMGANIKGAGTSVIRIEGVDELHGTNHTIIPDRIEAATFMIMAAAIGDGITIDNIIPLHLEAVIAKLREMGVTVIEDEESVFIPRTESLQAVDLKTLVYPGFPTDVQQPLSVLMTQAVGASRVTDTIYQARFKHIDELRRMNANARVEGNTAIIQGPTKLQGSSVTATDLRAGAALVLAGLMAEGETEIHDIHHIERGYSSLIEKLNSLGANIRRETIAVSTVERKE from the coding sequence ATGGATGTTTATAAAATCATTGGCGAGAATCGTCTTAAAGGTACAATTAAAGTCAGCGGTGCCAAAAATAGTGCAGTCGCGTTAATACCTGCATCAATTTTAGCGAATTCTTCGGTAACGATTGGTGGAATACCTGAAATTGCAGATGCTTGGACGCTGAAAGCATTATTGGAAGAAATCGGTGGAAATGTAACTTTTGAAAACGGACAAATGGTCATTGATCCATCTAATATGCTTGCAATACCTTTACCAAACGGTAACGTAAAAAAACTACGCGCTTCTTATTATTTAATGGGAGCAATGTTAGGTCGCTTTAAAAAGGCTGTAGTTGGATTGCCAGGTGGTTGTTTCTTAGGACCACGTCCAATTGATCAACATATAAAAGGTTTTGAAGCATTAGGCGCAAAAGTTACAAATGAACATGGTGCAATTTATCTACGTGCAGAAGAATTAATCGGTGCCAAAATATATTTAGACGTTGCAAGCGTTGGAGCGACGATTAATATAATGTTAGCTGCTGTTCGTGCAAAAGGACGAACAGTTATTGAAAATGCAGCAAAAGAACCGGAAATCATTGATGTAGCTACTCTTTTAACAAATATGGGTGCAAACATTAAAGGAGCTGGCACGAGCGTAATTCGTATTGAAGGCGTCGATGAGCTTCACGGAACAAATCATACGATTATCCCAGACCGTATTGAAGCTGCAACATTTATGATTATGGCAGCAGCAATTGGTGATGGAATAACAATCGATAATATTATTCCTTTACATTTAGAAGCAGTAATCGCTAAACTTCGTGAAATGGGAGTAACAGTTATTGAAGACGAAGAAAGCGTATTTATCCCAAGAACCGAATCACTTCAAGCGGTAGATTTAAAAACATTAGTTTATCCTGGATTCCCCACTGACGTTCAACAACCGCTCTCCGTTTTAATGACTCAAGCAGTTGGAGCTTCAAGAGTAACTGATACAATATACCAAGCTCGATTTAAACATATTGATGAATTGCGTCGCATGAATGCTAACGCAAGAGTGGAAGGCAATACAGCCATTATACAAGGTCCAACTAAGCTTCAAGGTTCAAGTGTTACAGCTACAGATTTACGCGCAGGTGCTGCACTTGTATTGGCAGGATTGATGGCAGAAGGTGAAACAGAAATACACGATATTCATCATATTGAGCGCGGATATAGTTCCTTAATCGAAAAATTAAATTCACTCGGAGCTAACATTCGTCGAGAAACAATCGCTGTTAGCACTGTTGAAAGAAAAGAATAA